In the genome of Vicinamibacterales bacterium, the window TGGGCCGTGCAAGGAGCTTGGGCGAGGCCACTATTACGCGGCTTTTTTCTCGGCTGCATCGAGCAGCCGCACAATATCTTCAATCGTCCAGACGCGATCCGCGAGGCCAGCGATCATCGCAGGCGTGCCCTTTAATGCCGCCTGCTTGCGCGCGAAGTTGTAGTAGACGTAGTGCAACGCGATGGCGTGGCAGTGATTCTGAATCTTCTTGGAGTGCCCGTTCGTCAGCCGCGTGAATCGGCGCATGCCCATCCGCATCGTGAGGTTCTGACGCTCGATGTACGACGTTGAGATGTAGCCGGGATCGGGCGTGCCGGAGATCACTTCCTCCTTTGACGAGAGACACACTGGCGGGGCGTATCTCCGCTCCTCCCTCGGGTCGCTGCCGTACACTTTTATCAACCTCGCATAGTCGATGTCGTTGCCGAAGGCTGATTCGACGGCGACGAGGTACGCGTGCAGGCCGTCCGTGGTGAGCTGCACGCGATTGGCGAGGCGATCCGCCAGGTCGTGCATGAACTCGTAGCCTGTTTGCGCTGTGCGGCGTCCCACAGTCCACGACAGCACCAGTTTGGAATCCGCATCCATGCCCACCCACGTCCACACGTCGCCGTAGCCGAACTCGCCCTTTTTTCCCTCGGGCACGTTTTCACGACGTGCGTAGCAGAACGTCCAGATCTCGTCTGCCTCGATACGCTTCGCCTTCACGTTGCGAACGTGCTCATCGTGGAAGTTCGCGCAGGCCGTGCCCAATTCCACGAGCAGTTTCGTGACGGTGTTGATGCTCACGCCCGTCATCCGGGTCACGCTGCGGAGGCTG includes:
- a CDS encoding IS1 family transposase, producing the protein MNRLSTAKRAQIVAALVEGNSLRSVTRMTGVSINTVTKLLVELGTACANFHDEHVRNVKAKRIEADEIWTFCYARRENVPEGKKGEFGYGDVWTWVGMDADSKLVLSWTVGRRTAQTGYEFMHDLADRLANRVQLTTDGLHAYLVAVESAFGNDIDYARLIKVYGSDPREERRYAPPVCLSSKEEVISGTPDPGYISTSYIERQNLTMRMGMRRFTRLTNGHSKKIQNHCHAIALHYVYYNFARKQAALKGTPAMIAGLADRVWTIEDIVRLLDAAEKKAA